From Alphaproteobacteria bacterium, a single genomic window includes:
- a CDS encoding NADPH:quinone oxidoreductase family protein yields MVALFCDDWCEPAGLRLGEPPTAAPGPGEIAVTAEAGALNFADTLMVAGKYQVKPPFPFTPGFEAAGTVEAVGAGVRGFAPGDRVFCALQYGGLASRIVAPEQRVFPMPKGMDARTAAAWPVIYGTSHIALTVRGRLQAGETLLVLGATSGVGLAAIEIGKALGARVIAQVRGAAKGEAARAAGADAVVDSQSESLRDAVKALTDGQGADVVYDPVGGDLFDEALRCVRWGARLLIVGFAAGRIQQIPANLLLVKGVAAVGVFWNAHFLHDAGELRRSFADLARMHEAGQLHPPVRAVLPAADYARAYAMLLDRNEPGKIVLELTDA; encoded by the coding sequence ATGGTAGCGCTCTTTTGCGACGACTGGTGCGAGCCCGCGGGGCTGCGGCTGGGCGAGCCGCCGACGGCGGCGCCCGGACCGGGCGAGATCGCGGTGACGGCGGAGGCCGGGGCGCTGAACTTCGCCGACACGCTGATGGTCGCCGGCAAATACCAGGTGAAGCCGCCCTTCCCCTTCACCCCCGGCTTCGAGGCGGCGGGCACGGTCGAGGCCGTGGGCGCGGGCGTCCGGGGCTTCGCGCCCGGCGACCGGGTGTTCTGCGCCCTGCAATACGGCGGTCTCGCCAGCCGCATCGTGGCGCCCGAGCAGCGGGTGTTTCCGATGCCGAAGGGCATGGATGCGCGGACTGCGGCGGCCTGGCCGGTGATCTACGGCACCTCGCACATCGCGCTGACCGTGCGCGGCCGGCTGCAGGCGGGCGAGACGCTGCTGGTGCTGGGCGCGACCTCCGGCGTCGGCCTGGCGGCGATCGAGATCGGCAAGGCGCTGGGCGCCCGTGTCATCGCCCAGGTGCGCGGCGCGGCCAAGGGCGAGGCGGCGCGGGCCGCAGGCGCCGACGCCGTGGTCGACAGCCAGAGCGAGAGCCTGCGCGACGCGGTCAAGGCGCTGACCGACGGCCAGGGCGCGGACGTGGTCTACGACCCGGTCGGCGGCGATCTGTTCGATGAGGCGTTGCGCTGCGTGCGTTGGGGCGCGCGCCTGTTGATCGTCGGCTTTGCCGCCGGGCGCATCCAGCAAATCCCGGCCAATCTGTTGCTGGTCAAGGGCGTCGCGGCGGTCGGCGTGTTCTGGAACGCCCATTTCCTGCACGATGCGGGCGAGTTGCGCCGCTCCTTTGCCGATCTGGCGCGGATGCACGAGGCCGGCCAGTTGCATCCGCCGGTCCGGGCGGTGCTGCCGGCGGCGGACTACGCCCGGGCCTATGCCATGCTGCTGGACCGGAACGAGCCGGGCAAGATCGTGCTGGAGCTGACGGACGCCTAG
- the pyk gene encoding pyruvate kinase, whose translation MHRGRHAKIVATLGPASTSQEVIRKLFDTGVDVFRLNFSHGEHAEHAARLAAIRQIERETGRPIGVMADMQGPKLRVGTFAGDRVVLEAGQHFRLDMEDAPGTAERVTLPHKEIFAALEEGTDLLVDDGKIRLRVLDCGPEFADCEVIAGGPLSNRKGVNVPGVVLPLSPLTEKDRHDMQFALDQGVDWIALSFVQRPEDLAEARRLIAGRAGVLTKFEKPAAISRLRELVELSDACMVARGDLGVEMPPEEVPVQQKRLVRCCRELGKPVIVATQMLESMIHSPAPTRAEAQDVASAVYDGADAVMLSAETAAGDYPADAVAIMDRIIKRVEADPVFQQVLEAQHERPQPTAADAITAAARTVAETIHAAAIVTYTTSGSTTYRAARERPMAPVLGLTSNQKTARRLVLTWGVHTVHTADVDNFQLMVEKAASIARSEGLAQPGDALVITAGVPFGTPGATNVLRLAWVPRATVY comes from the coding sequence ATGCACCGCGGTCGCCACGCCAAAATCGTCGCCACGCTCGGGCCGGCCAGCACCTCGCAGGAGGTGATCCGCAAGCTGTTCGACACCGGGGTCGACGTGTTCCGGCTGAATTTCAGCCATGGCGAGCACGCCGAGCACGCCGCCCGCCTCGCCGCCATCCGCCAGATCGAGCGCGAGACCGGCCGCCCCATCGGCGTCATGGCCGACATGCAGGGCCCGAAACTGCGGGTTGGCACGTTTGCGGGCGACCGGGTGGTGCTGGAAGCGGGCCAGCACTTCCGCCTCGACATGGAGGATGCGCCCGGCACGGCCGAGCGGGTGACGCTGCCGCACAAGGAAATCTTCGCCGCCCTGGAGGAAGGCACCGACCTGCTGGTCGACGACGGCAAGATCCGCCTGCGCGTTCTCGATTGCGGCCCGGAATTCGCCGACTGCGAGGTGATCGCCGGCGGCCCGCTGTCCAACCGCAAGGGCGTGAACGTGCCCGGCGTGGTGCTGCCGCTGTCGCCGCTGACGGAGAAAGACCGGCACGACATGCAGTTCGCGCTCGACCAGGGCGTGGACTGGATCGCGCTCAGCTTCGTGCAGCGGCCGGAGGACCTGGCCGAGGCGCGGCGCCTGATCGCCGGCCGCGCCGGCGTGCTGACCAAGTTCGAGAAACCCGCCGCCATCAGCCGGCTGCGCGAACTGGTGGAACTCTCCGACGCCTGCATGGTGGCCCGCGGCGACCTGGGCGTGGAAATGCCGCCGGAGGAGGTGCCGGTGCAGCAGAAGCGCCTGGTGCGTTGCTGCCGCGAACTGGGCAAGCCGGTGATCGTCGCGACCCAGATGCTGGAAAGCATGATCCACTCCCCCGCCCCCACCCGGGCCGAGGCGCAGGACGTGGCGTCGGCCGTCTATGACGGCGCCGATGCCGTGATGCTGTCGGCGGAGACCGCCGCCGGCGACTATCCGGCCGACGCGGTGGCGATCATGGACCGGATCATCAAGCGGGTGGAGGCCGACCCGGTGTTCCAGCAGGTGCTGGAAGCCCAGCACGAACGGCCGCAGCCGACCGCCGCCGACGCCATCACCGCGGCGGCGCGCACGGTGGCGGAGACGATCCACGCCGCCGCCATCGTCACCTACACCACCAGCGGCTCGACCACCTACCGCGCCGCGCGCGAGCGGCCGATGGCGCCGGTGCTGGGCCTGACCTCGAACCAGAAGACGGCGCGCCGGCTGGTGCTGACCTGGGGCGTGCACACGGTCCACACCGCCGACGTCGACAATTTCCAGCTCATGGTCGAGAAGGCCGCCAGCATCGCCCGCTCCGAGGGCCTGGCCCAGCCGGGCGATGCGCTGGTGATCACCGCCGGCGTACCCTTCGGAACCCCCGGCGCCACCAACGTGCTGCGCCTCGCCTGGGTGCCGCGGGCGACGGTGTATTAG
- a CDS encoding enoyl-CoA hydratase/isomerase family protein encodes MAQYEFLKVEREGPLTIVTINRPEVYNALHPPAHWEFDEVFSAFRNDPEQWIAIVTGAGDKAFSAGNDLKYQAAGGPRHRPDTGFGGLTNRYDIAKPVIAAVNGWAMGGGFEIALACDLIIAAENATFALPEPRVGLAAGAGGIHRLPRHIHFKQAMGMILTGRRVSAAEGKDLGFVNEVVPKGEALAGAKRWAATILECSPMSIRASKQGVYMGLDETSVADAIRNQSVYPAYKAMVESEDYIEGPKAFAEKRSPDWKGR; translated from the coding sequence ATGGCCCAATACGAATTCCTGAAGGTGGAGCGCGAAGGCCCGCTCACCATCGTCACCATCAACCGACCCGAGGTCTACAACGCCCTGCACCCGCCGGCGCATTGGGAGTTCGACGAGGTTTTCAGCGCGTTCCGCAACGATCCGGAGCAGTGGATCGCGATCGTCACCGGCGCCGGCGACAAGGCGTTCAGCGCCGGCAACGACCTGAAATACCAGGCGGCCGGCGGGCCGCGCCACCGACCGGACACCGGGTTCGGCGGCCTGACCAACCGCTATGACATCGCCAAGCCGGTGATCGCGGCGGTCAATGGCTGGGCCATGGGCGGCGGTTTCGAGATCGCGCTGGCCTGCGACCTGATCATCGCGGCCGAAAACGCCACCTTCGCCCTGCCGGAGCCGCGGGTGGGCCTGGCAGCCGGCGCCGGCGGCATCCACCGCCTGCCGCGCCACATCCACTTCAAGCAGGCCATGGGCATGATCCTGACCGGGCGCCGCGTCAGCGCCGCCGAGGGCAAGGATCTGGGCTTCGTCAACGAGGTGGTGCCGAAGGGCGAGGCGCTGGCCGGCGCCAAGCGCTGGGCCGCGACCATCCTGGAATGCTCGCCCATGTCGATCCGCGCCTCGAAACAGGGCGTCTATATGGGCCTGGACGAGACCAGCGTCGCCGATGCGATCCGCAACCAGTCCGTCTATCCGGCCTACAAGGCCATGGTCGAATCCGAAGACTATATCGAAGGCCCGAAAGCCTTCGCCGAGAAGCGGTCGCCCGACTGGAAAGGCCGGTAG
- a CDS encoding SDR family oxidoreductase, producing the protein MGLMDGKVALVTGAGRGIGRAIALDMAKAGAKVVVNDLGGSLSGGESGDLAPAQQVVNEIQAMGGEAAANVDSVSDWDGARRMIDTAIDSFGRIDAVVNVAGILRDGMLHKMSESDWKAVIEVHLNGCFNVSRAAVEPMREQESGAFVHFTSTSGLVGQIGQANYAAAKMGIVGLSRVLAMEGAIKNIRSNCVAPFAWTRMIESIPIKSDEQAEAFEKFRENARPEHVAPVVTYLCSEAAAKISGNVFGVRGGEIYLMSQPRPVKTIHRAGGWDHESLAAMAEPALRNELYGLESTGEYFSWDPI; encoded by the coding sequence ATGGGTTTGATGGATGGCAAGGTGGCGCTGGTGACCGGCGCCGGGCGTGGGATCGGCCGCGCCATTGCGCTCGACATGGCCAAGGCCGGCGCCAAGGTGGTGGTGAACGATCTGGGCGGTTCGCTGTCCGGCGGCGAAAGCGGCGATCTGGCGCCGGCGCAGCAGGTGGTGAACGAGATCCAGGCCATGGGCGGCGAGGCGGCGGCGAATGTCGACAGCGTCTCGGACTGGGACGGCGCCCGCCGCATGATCGACACCGCCATCGACAGTTTCGGCCGCATCGACGCGGTGGTGAACGTCGCCGGCATTCTGCGCGACGGCATGCTGCACAAAATGTCGGAAAGCGACTGGAAGGCCGTGATCGAGGTGCATCTGAACGGCTGCTTCAACGTCTCCCGCGCGGCGGTCGAGCCGATGCGCGAGCAGGAGTCGGGCGCGTTCGTCCACTTCACCTCGACCAGCGGCCTGGTGGGCCAGATCGGCCAGGCCAACTACGCGGCGGCGAAAATGGGCATTGTCGGCCTCAGCCGCGTGCTGGCCATGGAAGGGGCGATCAAGAACATCCGCTCCAACTGCGTCGCCCCCTTCGCCTGGACGCGGATGATCGAGTCGATCCCGATCAAGAGCGACGAGCAGGCAGAGGCGTTCGAGAAATTCCGCGAGAACGCCCGGCCGGAGCATGTGGCGCCGGTGGTGACCTATCTCTGCAGCGAGGCGGCGGCCAAGATTTCCGGCAACGTCTTCGGCGTGCGCGGCGGCGAAATCTATCTGATGAGCCAGCCGCGCCCGGTGAAGACCATTCACCGCGCCGGCGGCTGGGACCACGAGTCGCTGGCGGCCATGGCCGAGCCGGCCTTGCGCAACGAACTCTACGGCCTGGAAAGCACCGGCGAATACTTTAGCTGGGACCCGATCTGA
- a CDS encoding glycerate kinase, with protein MMSDPRQLLLACFRAAVDRAAPERVLAAHLPEPPAAGRVIVLGAGKAAAAMAAAVEDAWSDVAMTGLVVTRYAHGRPTRSIEVVEAGHPMPDAAGAEAAARIARLAAAAGPQDLVVFLASGGGSALLALPADGVSLDDKRAVNAALLRSGADIGEMNAVRKHLSALKGGRLAALAAPARLVTLAISDVPGDRADVIASGPTVPDDSTLADARAVLARYGIDPPASVAARLADPAAETPKPGDPVFATTDFRMLATPQQALEAAAEVARRAGVAPLILSDRIEGEAREVGKALAGIALQVAAHGQPLAPPAVLLSGGETTVTVRGQGRGGRNAEFLLGLTLALGGHPAVHALAADTDGIDGSEDNAGALAGPDSLARLRARGLDPAALLADNDAYRAFAALDDLIVTGPTRTNVNDFRAILIDRPERQEP; from the coding sequence ATGATGTCCGATCCGCGTCAACTCCTCCTCGCCTGTTTTCGCGCCGCCGTCGACCGCGCGGCGCCGGAGCGCGTGCTGGCCGCCCACCTGCCGGAGCCGCCCGCCGCGGGCCGCGTCATCGTTCTGGGCGCCGGCAAGGCGGCCGCGGCCATGGCGGCGGCCGTGGAAGACGCCTGGTCGGACGTGGCGATGACCGGCCTGGTCGTCACCCGCTACGCCCACGGCCGGCCGACAAGATCCATCGAGGTCGTCGAGGCGGGCCACCCCATGCCAGACGCCGCCGGGGCCGAGGCGGCGGCGCGCATCGCCCGGCTCGCCGCCGCGGCGGGGCCGCAGGACCTGGTGGTGTTCCTCGCCTCGGGCGGTGGCTCGGCCCTGCTGGCGCTGCCGGCGGACGGGGTCTCGCTCGACGACAAGCGGGCGGTGAATGCCGCCCTGCTGCGCTCCGGCGCCGATATCGGCGAGATGAACGCGGTGCGCAAACACCTTTCGGCGCTGAAGGGCGGGCGGCTGGCGGCGCTGGCGGCGCCGGCGCGGCTGGTGACGCTCGCCATTTCCGACGTGCCGGGCGACCGGGCCGACGTGATCGCCAGCGGCCCGACCGTGCCGGACGATAGCACGCTGGCCGACGCCCGCGCCGTGCTCGCCCGCTATGGCATCGACCCGCCGGCGAGCGTCGCCGCCCGCCTCGCCGACCCGGCGGCGGAGACGCCGAAGCCGGGCGACCCGGTGTTCGCCACCACCGATTTCCGCATGCTGGCCACGCCGCAGCAGGCGCTGGAGGCGGCGGCCGAGGTGGCGCGCCGGGCCGGGGTGGCGCCGCTGATCCTATCCGACCGGATCGAGGGCGAGGCGCGCGAGGTGGGCAAGGCGCTGGCCGGCATCGCGTTGCAGGTGGCGGCTCACGGCCAGCCGCTGGCGCCTCCCGCCGTGCTGCTCTCCGGCGGCGAGACCACGGTGACAGTGCGCGGCCAGGGGCGCGGCGGCCGCAATGCGGAATTCCTGCTGGGCCTCACCCTGGCGCTGGGCGGGCATCCGGCCGTGCACGCGCTGGCCGCCGACACCGACGGCATCGACGGCAGCGAGGACAATGCCGGCGCGCTCGCCGGCCCCGACAGCCTGGCCCGCCTGCGCGCCCGGGGCCTGGACCCGGCGGCGCTGCTGGCCGACAATGACGCCTATCGCGCCTTTGCGGCGCTGGACGATCTGATCGTCACCGGACCGACACGGACCAATGTTAACGATTTTCGCGCGATCCTGATCGATCGCCCGGAACGCCAGGAGCCTTGA
- a CDS encoding MATE family efflux transporter: MTVPSAPPPSQAVSEPSTDRRLRRMALPIIVSNATVPLLGAVDTAVVGHLPDPAFIGGVALGTVIYNYVHASLNFLRMGTTGPTAQAVGAGHGLADGPGWGEVRNILTRAMLLAGLLGLAIVLAQSLIVQAGLWALDGSQAVEAQTANYLAIRLWSAPAALAMFVAIGWFYGLEDGKTPLYLQLFANGLNIALDFLFVWGFGWGVEGVAGATVIAEYLAIALAFVLIRRRLATLPGGQGRTRVLDLARLRRMMSVNRDIFIRTLILITGLAIFMNLSAMQGDVALAANQVLYQMVMIGTYALDGFAHAAEALVGEAYGARNRERVRRATFGALRWSFGIAVGLAVLWGAGGWFGIQLLTGIEEVQARARDFLPYAVAFPLVSVVAFVLDGVFLGATQNRLMRNAMLMSFVLYLLALWLTRDWGGNDGLWLCLLVFFSLRGATLWLFWPRLLRRAEAA, translated from the coding sequence ATGACCGTCCCCAGCGCGCCGCCGCCGTCCCAGGCCGTCTCCGAGCCCTCCACCGACCGGCGCCTGCGCCGCATGGCGCTGCCGATCATCGTCTCGAACGCGACCGTGCCGCTGCTGGGCGCGGTCGACACCGCCGTGGTCGGCCATCTGCCCGACCCGGCCTTTATCGGCGGCGTCGCGCTGGGGACGGTGATCTACAACTATGTGCATGCGAGCCTGAACTTCCTGCGCATGGGCACGACCGGGCCGACGGCCCAGGCGGTGGGCGCCGGCCACGGCCTGGCGGACGGGCCGGGCTGGGGCGAGGTGCGGAATATCCTGACCCGCGCCATGCTGCTGGCGGGGCTGCTGGGCCTTGCCATCGTCCTGGCGCAGTCTCTGATCGTCCAGGCCGGCCTCTGGGCGCTGGACGGCAGCCAGGCGGTGGAGGCACAGACCGCCAACTATCTGGCGATCCGGCTCTGGAGCGCGCCGGCGGCGCTGGCCATGTTCGTCGCCATCGGCTGGTTCTACGGGCTGGAGGACGGCAAGACGCCGCTCTATCTGCAACTGTTCGCCAACGGCCTGAACATCGCCCTGGACTTCCTGTTCGTCTGGGGCTTCGGCTGGGGGGTGGAGGGGGTGGCCGGCGCGACGGTGATCGCCGAATACCTGGCCATCGCCCTGGCCTTCGTGCTGATCCGCCGCCGGCTGGCGACGCTGCCCGGCGGCCAGGGGCGCACCCGGGTGCTGGACCTGGCCCGGCTGCGGCGGATGATGTCGGTGAACCGGGACATTTTCATCCGCACGCTGATCCTGATCACCGGCCTTGCGATCTTCATGAACCTGTCGGCGATGCAGGGCGACGTGGCGCTGGCCGCGAATCAGGTGCTCTACCAGATGGTGATGATCGGCACGTATGCGCTGGACGGTTTCGCCCACGCGGCCGAGGCGCTGGTGGGCGAGGCCTATGGCGCGCGCAACCGCGAACGGGTGCGTCGGGCCACCTTCGGCGCGTTGCGCTGGTCCTTCGGCATTGCCGTCGGCCTGGCGGTGCTGTGGGGCGCGGGCGGCTGGTTCGGCATCCAGCTTTTGACCGGCATCGAGGAGGTGCAGGCGCGGGCGCGGGACTTCCTGCCCTATGCGGTGGCGTTTCCGCTGGTCTCGGTGGTGGCGTTCGTGCTGGACGGGGTGTTTCTGGGTGCGACCCAGAACCGGTTGATGCGCAATGCCATGCTGATGAGCTTCGTCCTCTACCTGCTGGCGCTGTGGCTGACGCGGGACTGGGGCGGCAATGACGGGCTCTGGCTCTGCCTGCTGGTCTTCTTCTCGCTGCGCGGCGCGACGCTCTGGCTGTTCTGGCCCCGGCTGCTGCGCCGGGCGGAGGCGGCCTGA
- a CDS encoding nuclear transport factor 2 family protein, which produces MTAAPSSLDRLLAADAIRQLKASYCRFVDTKQWGRLTALFAPDARVEGFGSVPDGSDAAAFVEGVAAFLGPAISIHHVHEPQILVSGPDTARAVWPMMDYVERPAAPTPEERGWIGWGFYEEDYVRSAGIWRIAFMRLARQRMDALTPDHPRPRPGRIPPVPGWI; this is translated from the coding sequence ATGACCGCTGCCCCATCCTCCCTCGACCGCCTGCTGGCCGCCGACGCCATCCGCCAGCTCAAGGCCTCCTATTGCCGTTTCGTCGATACCAAGCAGTGGGGCCGGCTCACCGCGTTGTTCGCGCCGGACGCGCGGGTCGAGGGCTTCGGCTCGGTGCCGGACGGTTCGGACGCCGCGGCGTTCGTCGAGGGGGTGGCGGCGTTTCTGGGCCCGGCGATCTCGATCCACCATGTGCACGAGCCGCAAATCCTGGTCTCCGGCCCCGACACCGCCCGCGCGGTCTGGCCGATGATGGACTATGTGGAACGCCCCGCCGCGCCGACGCCGGAGGAGCGGGGCTGGATCGGCTGGGGGTTCTACGAGGAAGACTATGTCCGCTCGGCGGGGATTTGGCGCATCGCCTTCATGCGCCTCGCCCGCCAGCGCATGGACGCCCTGACCCCGGACCATCCCCGCCCCAGGCCCGGCCGCATCCCCCCGGTCCCCGGCTGGATCTGA
- a CDS encoding glutathione S-transferase family protein, whose translation MIVMRAKGVEFDVTYINLRDKPGWFLEISPHGKVPVLKVGATPLFESNAIAEFIDETVGAPLHPADPVKRARNRAWTDFVPTFSSGLSACYYAKTAEEQAEGFEAAKTVLAKLEHAIAAERGNDGPYFNGPDLSLVDAAYAPFFQRFLAVDAKLQSGLLDGFPQVKAWADALMATETVTGSVHESFPQEFAANLHRRGTVVAPLFPLAA comes from the coding sequence GTGATCGTGATGCGTGCCAAAGGGGTCGAGTTCGACGTTACCTATATCAACCTGCGCGACAAGCCCGGCTGGTTCCTGGAAATCTCGCCGCACGGCAAGGTGCCGGTGCTGAAAGTGGGCGCGACGCCGCTGTTCGAATCCAACGCCATCGCCGAGTTCATCGACGAGACCGTGGGCGCACCCTTGCATCCGGCCGACCCGGTGAAGCGCGCCCGCAACCGCGCCTGGACCGATTTCGTGCCGACCTTCTCCAGCGGGCTTTCCGCCTGCTACTACGCCAAGACGGCGGAAGAGCAGGCCGAGGGCTTCGAGGCGGCGAAAACCGTGCTGGCGAAGCTGGAGCACGCCATCGCCGCCGAGCGCGGCAATGACGGGCCGTATTTCAACGGGCCGGACCTGTCGCTGGTCGATGCCGCCTATGCGCCCTTCTTCCAGCGCTTCCTGGCGGTGGATGCGAAGCTGCAAAGCGGCCTCCTGGACGGCTTCCCGCAGGTGAAGGCCTGGGCCGACGCGCTGATGGCGACCGAAACGGTCACCGGCTCGGTGCACGAGAGCTTCCCGCAGGAATTCGCGGCCAACCTGCACCGGCGCGGCACGGTGGTGGCACCGCTGTTCCCGCTGGCCGCGTAA
- a CDS encoding DUF1244 domain-containing protein, translated as MDQQTQTELEAAAFRTLVQHLRDNPDVQNIDLMNLAGFCRNCLSKWYKAAADERGLALDYEAVRESIYGMPYADYKARYQTEASPEKIAKFQEKNPGH; from the coding sequence ATGGACCAACAGACCCAGACCGAACTGGAAGCCGCCGCCTTCCGCACCCTGGTGCAGCACCTGCGCGACAATCCGGACGTGCAGAATATCGACCTGATGAATCTGGCCGGCTTCTGCCGCAACTGCCTCTCGAAATGGTACAAGGCCGCGGCCGACGAGCGCGGCCTCGCCCTGGACTACGAGGCGGTGCGCGAGAGCATCTACGGCATGCCGTACGCGGACTACAAGGCCCGGTACCAGACCGAGGCCTCGCCGGAGAAAATCGCCAAATTCCAGGAAAAGAACCCGGGCCACTGA